The Streptomyces sp. DH-12 genome has a window encoding:
- a CDS encoding SDR family NAD(P)-dependent oxidoreductase: MPHAPSRAGTAGASGTRTPAVSADDARERPGAAAQRPGTALVTGASSGIGAAVARRLSAEGWRLVLNGRDARRLAETAARASAAVFPEDLTRPAAERRLTRFALDAVGRLDLLVACAGVGWAGDFTAMSRRAFDEVMEVNLLTTLRLVRQVVPPMVEAGSGRVVLVGSLAGAVGVRGEAVYSASKAAVAVFADALRYELRGTGVGVSLVVPGVVDTPFFDRRGTPYARTRPRPVPPERVADAVWRAVVRGRNEIYVPGWLRLPARVRGAAPGLYRRLAATFG, translated from the coding sequence ATGCCCCACGCACCCTCCCGCGCCGGTACGGCCGGCGCCTCCGGCACCCGGACACCGGCGGTGTCCGCCGACGACGCACGGGAGCGTCCCGGAGCGGCGGCGCAGCGCCCGGGCACGGCGCTGGTGACCGGCGCCTCCTCCGGCATCGGCGCCGCCGTGGCGCGCAGGCTGTCCGCGGAGGGGTGGCGTCTGGTGCTCAACGGGCGGGACGCGCGGCGTCTGGCCGAGACCGCCGCGCGGGCCTCCGCCGCGGTGTTCCCCGAAGATCTCACCCGGCCGGCCGCCGAGCGGCGGCTGACCCGGTTCGCGCTGGACGCGGTGGGACGGCTGGACCTGCTGGTGGCGTGCGCCGGGGTCGGCTGGGCCGGTGACTTCACCGCGATGTCCCGCCGCGCCTTCGACGAGGTGATGGAGGTCAATCTGCTGACCACGCTGCGGCTGGTGCGGCAGGTGGTCCCCCCCATGGTGGAGGCGGGCTCCGGCCGCGTGGTGCTCGTCGGTTCGCTGGCGGGGGCCGTCGGGGTGCGGGGCGAGGCGGTCTACTCGGCGTCAAAGGCGGCGGTGGCGGTCTTCGCCGACGCCCTGCGGTACGAGCTGCGCGGCACCGGCGTGGGCGTGAGCCTCGTCGTGCCGGGGGTGGTGGACACGCCGTTCTTCGACCGGCGCGGCACGCCCTACGCGCGGACCCGGCCCCGGCCGGTGCCGCCCGAGCGGGTGGCCGACGCCGTGTGGCGTGCCGTCGTCCGGGGGCGGAACGAGATCTACGTCCCCGGAT